The Alosa sapidissima isolate fAloSap1 chromosome 8, fAloSap1.pri, whole genome shotgun sequence genome contains a region encoding:
- the LOC121715810 gene encoding uncharacterized protein LOC121715810 — MNPNGRKTAAESQIISAEIVSGLLLTILYRIISKNLFPLLGQIRMDGEPFEMTRSLVCVWLASNVKFLLFKSNKAVSLTEHSTSRLVASLALLFGTCWGGGASGTSLNQVPVLDLVVFSSFVLSSFVLMALDHRRQAWAVHLDTRGIFSDAQRFFLHMDFCATLLFGLLWLVFPDWLLGSQYVRVCGEDDLPLPLHLTRAFGAMMVGDSFVALTSSNPHLGKDRTSLFSSRAVATLVLLTYLLHSHLVLASWTSGRVWVGVLGAGLWAGNSVLGYLSSRRASPHLHQRSAQRA; from the exons ATGAATCCCAACGGCAGGAAAACGGCAGCTGAAAGTCAAATCATATCAGCGGAGATCGTTTCAGGGCTTTTGCTGACCATTTTATACCGCATCATTTCCAAGAATCTTTTTCCACTG CTGGGGCAGATTCGAATGGATGGAGAGCCCTTTGAAATGACGCGCTCCCTCGTGTGCGTGTGGCTCGCCAGCAACGTGAAATTTCTCCTCTTCAAAAGCAACAAGGCAGTGTCGCTGACCGAGCACTCAACCTCCAGACTCGTA GCATCCCTTGCGCTTCTCTTCGGCACCTGCTGGGGTGGTGGAGCCAGCGGAACGTCCTTAAAccag GTCCCTGTGCTGGACCTGGTGGTTTTCTCCAGCTTTGTGCTGAGCAGCTTCGTCCTGATGGCGCTGGACCACAGGCGGCAGGCGTGGGCAGTGCACCTGGACACACGCGGCATCTTCAGCGATGCCCAGCGCTTCTTCCTCCACATGGACTTCTGCGCCACCCTCCTCTTCGGCCTGCTCTGGCTGGTCTTCCCTGATTGGCTACTTGGGAGCCAG tatgtgagagtgtgtggagaGGATGACCTCCCCCTGCCTCTGCACCTGACCCGAGCCTTCGGTGCCATGATGGTAGGGGACAGCTTCGTCGCGCTGACCTCCTCCAACCCACACCTGGGCAAGGACAGGACATCGCTCTTCAGTAGTCGAGCTGTG gctACCCTGGTGCTGCTGACGTACCTTCTCCACTCCCACTTGGTGCTGGCCTCCTGGACGTCCGGCCGGGTCTGGGTGGGGGTGCTGGGCGCTGGGCTGTGGGCAGGGAACTCTGTCCTGGGGTACCTCTCCTCCAGAAGAGCCTCTCCGCACCTGCACCAGCGCTCCGCCCAAAGAGCCTAG
- the slc2a6 gene encoding solute carrier family 2, facilitated glucose transporter member 6 produces MDENQPLIRPDASQRGNARLYLAAFSAVLGNLNFGFSLVYPSPVIPQLQRGDDPRLRMDTQEISWFGSIFTLGAAAGGLAAMLLNDRVGRKASIMMAAVPSAVGYLVMAAAQNVWMLLLGRFLTGIAGGMSASSIPVYVSEISHPKVRGTLGSCPQLTAVFGSLALYALGLVLPWRWLAVAGEVPVIVMVFLLCFMPNSPRFLITHGRREEACHALQWLRGPEYMSELLRIEHSVNTQGRVSWAELGQPFYYKPILISVGMRFLQQMTGVTPILVYLEPIFHQTQITLEPRYDAALVAAVRLVSVVIAASLMDKAGRRALLFTSGFLMFLSMLSMTMYTHTPRSHQGNTSSSPLLQWGEGPPQLTTTFEPMTTTFDPITLIPLISTMVVIFGYAMGWGPITWLLMSEVLPLGARGIASGVCVGVSWITAFVLTQLFMPVVEAYGLFVPFLFFCVVCVVNIIFTGVCVPETKGRSLEEIENYFRTGRSFTITDSCSAT; encoded by the exons ATGGATGAGAACCAGCCGCTCATTCGACCGGACGCATCACAGAGAGG TAATGCGCGGCTCTACCTGGCTGCGTTCTCTGCCGTCCTGGGGAACCTCAACTTCGGCTTCTCCCTGGTCTACCCCTCTCCGGTCATCCCCCAGCTGCAGAGGGGCGACGACCCCCGGCTCAGGATGGACACTCAGGAGATCTCCTGGTTTGGG TCCATCTTCACCCTGGGGGCAGCGGCGGGGGGCCTGGCGGCCATGCTGCTGAATGACCGGGTCGGCCGCAAAGCCAGCATCATGATGGCGGCCGTGCCCTCGGCCGTGGGCTACCTGGTGATGGCGGCAGCGCAGAACGTGTGGATGCTTCTCCTGGGCAGGTTCCTGACGGGCATCGCAGGTGGCATGAGCGCTTCATCAATACCT gtgtATGTCTCAGAGATCTCACACCCCAAAGTCCGAGGCACGTTGGGATCCTGTCCCCAACTGACTGCAGTGTTTGGATCGCTGGCTCTCTACGCTCTAG GTCTGGTGTTGCCATGGCGATGGCTGGCGGTTGCTGGGGAAGTTCCGGTGATTGTGATGGTGTTTCTGCTGTGCTTCATGCCGAACTCCCCGCGCTTCCTGATCACTCACGGCCGCCGCGAGGAAGCCTGCCACGCACTCCAGTGGCTCAGAGGACCCGAGTACATGAGCGAGCTCCTCCGCATCGAGCACAGCGTCAATACACAG gGTCGTGTAAGCTGGGCGGAGTTGGGTCAGCCGTTCTACTACAAGCCGATCCTCATCTCCGTGGGAATGCGCTTTCTGCAGCAGATGACCGGCGTCACGCCCATCCTGGTCTACCTAGAGCCCATCTTCCACCAGACACAGATCACactg GAGCCGCGGTATGATGCTGCTCTGGTGGCCGCCGTGAGGCTGGTCTCCGTGGTGATCGCAGCCAGTCTGATGGACAAGGCTGGGAGGAGGGCCCTTCTCTTCACCTCGG GTTTCCTCATGTTCCTGTCTATGCTAAGTATGACCATGTACACCCACACGCCCCGCAGTCACCAAGGCAACACCAGCTCCTCCCCCCTGCTACAGTGGGGGGAGGGCCCCCCTCAGCTGACCACGACCTTTGAACCCATGACCACGACCTTTGACCCCATAACGCTCATTCCCCTCATCAGTACCATGGTCGTCATCTTTG GTTACGCCATGGGCTGGGGACCAATCACCTGGCTGCTGATGTCGGAGGTGCTGCCCTTGGGGGCTCGTGGGATAGcgtcgggtgtgtgtgtgggggtcagCTGGATCACCGCCTTTGTGCTCACACAGCTCTTCATGCCCGTGGTG GAGGCATATGGGCTGTTCGTCCCCTTCCTGTtcttctgtgtggtgtgtgtggtgaacatCATcttcacaggtgtgtgtgtgccggagACCAAAGGCCGCTCTCTGGAGGAGATCGAGAACTACTTCAGGACTGGCCGCTCCTTCACCATCACAGACAGCTGCTCCGCCACATGA